The following nucleotide sequence is from Mytilus trossulus isolate FHL-02 chromosome 9, PNRI_Mtr1.1.1.hap1, whole genome shotgun sequence.
GTTGCAGTCCtatatattatactatataAGCACACACAATACAATCTatgaccttatttttatataatatatattcgttCGTTCGTTGTCTGTCTAACTGTGATCTATGTGAATTCTTTTCTTCCTCTTCTGCTGTCACATTCTcttagatatataatatatattttgtgttcCTATACAAAGTACTTATGCGTATGTTTATAGttgtgtagattattttttagctcaaatcctttgtatttgcaaaattcgtatataaacaataaagaatacttcaacaatgtgcaagtTTCACAGTATGCGTGCAGTATACTATATAGAGAATATCATGGCTTTACATGATACAGAGACTAGAGAATACAGAGACTGTATAGCTAGAGAGAACACAAAGACTATAGAGAGGATAAANNNNNNNNNNNNNNNNNNNNNNNNNNNNNNNNNNNNNNNNNNNNNNNNNNNNNNNNNNNNNNNNNNNNNNNNNNNNNNNNNNNNNNNNNNNNNNNNNNNNAAGATTCATCCGCACACATGTTCACATCATTTATAAGGCACATAGagcacccaaaatagatgcattttaagcacaaaataaaggtattcAAGAAAAACTTCTTTCTGTAACACACAATTGATGGAGACAAAGTTTTCAATGAGAATTTAAGGTGGACTACTTGGACCCGTAccgaaaatatatttcagaaatataaaataattgattctTCTCATGTTGTCACAGTAGAATACACAATATGagtaaaaaatacataaaaaaagcaTCTAAAAAATAAGTGAGAAAATAAGACCGAGAAAAATgcaatttagagaaaaatataaccacagaaattagaaagaaatacattttaataattctgTAATTAGAAGATGGATTGTATTGTTCTTGGAGTATGTTTTTtcttaccttttttttatttaaatgtatacatgtatgttaattttttcaggAGGGTATACcagaaaatgtataacattcttgttttttccgAAGGATTTGGAagaattagataaataaaaaatatgtatgtctcTCTATCTCTATTTATCCTTTTATTTCTCTTCTTTGCATGTTATGAAATaagtttctctatatttttcttctatCAATACAGTAACCCGACTTGTCTAATCTTAagtgagtgcaaaaaaaaaagataataagaaAGAAGAATAAAGAGAGATGTGGAGAGAAAGAAGAATAAAGAAAGATGTGGAGAGGGGGTTTCagctatatttgattttgatgtacAACATATTCAGActctttttggaaaatattggtggcccttAAAAGGGCCGTTATTGTATAGAGTAAAGGTCAGTTTAAGCACGTTCTCCACGGATTCTGCGAGCCAACTGGATGTCTTTGGGCATGATGGTGACTCTCTTGGCGTGGATTGCACACAAGTTGGTGTCCTCGAAAAGACCAACGAGGTAAGCTTCACTGGCTTCCTGGAGGGCCATAACGGCAGAGCTCTGGAAACGTAGATCAGTCTTGAAGTCTTGAGCAATTTCACGAACTAATCTCTGGAAGGGGAGTTTCCTGATgaggagttcagtacttttctGGTATCTTCTGATCTCACGAAGAGCGACTGTTCCTGGCCTGTATCTATGTGGCTTCTTTACTCCACCAGTGGCAGGTGCGCTCTTACGGGCGGCCTTGGTGGCAAGTTGTTTTCTTGGAGCTTTTCCTCCAGTGGATTTACGGGCGGTCTGCTTTGTACGAGCCATTGCGATATGTTCTCTGTGAAAATCTACGATTACACGACAGAATACTTTGAAACTTCAAATGTTAGTGTATTTGTGCTAGCCGCAATGTTTGCAAACACGACACTGATTGGCCTTTCGGGGTAATAAAActcacgttgattggttgaaatcTCTGTGTTATGATTGGACTGATCTGGAAGTTACTTTCACAGCTTTCGATCCCTTTTTGGACTGAAGCTATGATTGTTCACCCCAAGCTAACAATTGGCACAATTTGTTTCTATTCTGATAGTGTCAGCGAAAATTTGacataagaccaaaaaaaataataatcaagagTAATGCAGAacttaataataatctttattcaaataataaataattgtttaatcaaCAGTCTGACacgaaattaataattgacaggaaatgtaaattaaagagcaaaatagaagaagaaaaaagagaaaaaaaacatcatccaTCCATTTTCATCAATAGCCAGTGGTATAGAAATGCAGCCGTTTTCTTAGTTTCTCGTATAGACATGCTTACTATAGTACACAATTGTCACTCGTCTCAGTGTCTTAAAACAAAGAGAACACTTTTTATCCTCTCTATAGTCTTTGTGTTCTCTCTAGCTATACAGTCTCTGTATTCTCTAGTCTCTGTATCATGTAAAGCCATGATATTCTCTATATAGTATACTGCACGCATACTGTGAAacttgcacattgttgaagtattctttattgtttatatacgaattttgcaaatacaaaggatttgagctaaaaaataatctacacaaCTATAAACATACGCATAAGTACTTTGTATAGgaacacaaaatatatattatatatctaagAGAATGTGACAGCAGAAGAGGAAGAAAAGAATTCACATAGATCACAGTTAGACAGACAACGAACGaacgaatatatattatataaaaataaggtcatAGATTGTATTGTGTGTGCTtatatagtataatatataGGACTGCAACTTAATttacaccaaaaaaatatgcaacaTTGACCACTAACAACTATGAGTTTTTCTTCCTCTCGTGCTTGCGCATTTTCATCGAATCTACGTTATATAGTTCGTTTATTTTCTTGGACTTTTATAGGGGAAAAAAAGAAACTCGTactgttcttcattttttttccacatcaaatattgttatatatataattagaaaGTAGACATCTGTATgctgtttataaagaaaaggaaaaataaagagataaagACAAGAGAAATGGAGGGAGTGAGCTATGTTTGAGATTGCTTTCTGCATTCAACTAAATTGTACAACAAagtcagattctttttgaaaaatgttggtggccctgaaaagggccgttgtaaGTGAAGTTTCTGTAGTGTTGACTTTACTTGGCAGCTTTCTGTGTCTTCTTTGGCAGAAGTACAGCCTGGATGTTTGGTAAAACACCACCTTGTGCAATGGTTACACCAGAGAGAAGTTTGTTCAATTCTTCGTCGTTTCTGATGGCCAACTGGAGATGACGGGGGATGATTCTGCTCTTCTTGTTGTCACGGGCAGCATTTCCTGCCAACTCCAAAACCTCAGCTGCTAAGTATTCCAAGACAGCGGCAAGGTAGACTGGTGCTCCGGCACCAACTCTCTCGGCGTAGTTTCCTTTCCTCAAAAGTCTGTGGATACGACCTACTGGGAACTGAAGTCCGGCACGGGATGACCTAGACTTTGCCTTTGCTTTTGCTTTTCCTCCTTTTCCTCGTcctgacattttgatttaatacgTTGTTTGACTTGAACAAGTATAAACAATGATTATCCAGTTAGGTggtattttactatttataccCGCAAAACGGATTGAAAGATGTTTCAGTTCTAAACCAATCAAATCATCGCTTCTTCCAGGTAGTTAGGGTTGAATGTTAGAAGGGTGCTCTCTCCGAAGTTCGCGTTAAGTAAAAACTTTCAATCCGTTTAGCCgagtataaatagaaatttttattaacGGCCATCATTCACTGATTACATTTCAGAGAGTATACATCTTTCAAAATGCCACCAAAAGTTGGAACCAAAGGAGCCAAAAAGGCCGTAACAAAGGCAAAGACTGCCAGACCCGGCGGTGACAAGAAAAGGAGGAGGAAGAGGAGAGAATCCTATGCCATCTACATCTACAAAGTCTTGAGACAGGTTCACCCAGACACTGGAGTATCCTCAAAGGCTATGTCTATCATGAACAGTTTTGTCAACGATATCTTTGAGAGAATCGCTGCAGAAGCTTCCCGTCTCGCTCACTACAACAAGAGATCTACCATCACATCTCGGGAGATCCAGACTGCAGTTCGTCTGCTCTTACCCGGTGAATTGGCCAAGCACGCTGTCAGTGAAGGTACCAAAGCCGTCACAAAGTACACCAGCAGCAAGTAAACAACGAGAAGTTTAACTTCacaaacggcccttttcagggccaccaatatttttcaaaaagagtcttATTATTGTTGTACATAACAAACTTCTAAATGAAGCTGTGTCCcaccccaaaatgacaaatttgtttatatctgaattctgtctttttgtctttctttctttctttctttctttctttttttctcttctttattcttcattttattagccgatttgaaaaaatatacatacaccAGAATTTAACCTTTTCACGGGTTATACatttcttccctcttttttttgggggggggagggggtctaGAATCGAACTATACTTGAATATGTattgaaacattatataaaaaaatatcacgaaCAGATTAAATTCACACATACGTCGacagagagaaaaaagggggagggggattGTTTTaggatataaaaacaatataactagAGTTTGACAATGGAGAAAAATTCAgcaatatatcttttacataaaagaatatatatgaaataaagaataattttatttacattaaaaaaatcaggaatCATATTGTATCCAAAGTCTTGCTGGTCTTTTTTTAATaggcttaaataaaaaaagtgaaaagaaattaaaaaaaataaacgaataaaagaaaaaggaaagtaaAGAAAGTTGGACAGGAGAAAGCTATGGTTTTCATTTTAAGTACAACAAAggcagattctttttgaaatatgttggtggccctgaaaagggccgttgtatttgtatttttcagctgGCTGTTTAACCTCCGAATCCGTAAAGGGTACGGCCTTGACGTTTCAGGGCGTAGACAACATCCATGGCGGTGACAGTCTTCCTCTTTGCGTGCTCAGTGTATGTGACAGCATCACGGAtgacattttccaaaaagacTTTCAAGACACCACGTGTTTCTTCGTAGATAAGACCAGAGATACGTTTGACACCACCTCGTCTTGCTAAACGACGGATTGCTGGTTTGGTGATACCTTGGATATTATCACGCAACACCTTCCTGTGACGTTTGGCGCCTCCTTTACCTAGACCTTTTCCTCCTTTACCTCTTCCTGACATGTTGTTTGCTTTTTGAAGTTCGATAAAACGAATGACAACTATATCCAAATTATGCTATATATCTGATGAACGCGGCCCTAAAAGAAATAccactgaatttttgatagGTTGGACCTGATTGGTTGTTTTCGTCTAAATCCGGGAGGTAACTCTGTAGGAATTCTGTACACTTTCAATCCACTTTTTGACTGAAGCtctgaaaatatatgaaaataaaatatttcaaactgtatacaaataaaaatacaaagattaTAAGAGATGGACCAAATAACTAATGATCTCCATCATCAATTAATACTTCTTATATTTTCCAATGTGAAagagatttatttccttttacttaaaatacaagAACATATCACACTGCATACATAAGCAGGAGTTAACAATGTGcaattgcaatataaaaacaattagtttaaagaaaatctttttatacagtATTTTTCTTGTTCAAAAGATACAGTTTCAGAGATAGTCCACTCTGCAGACTTAAGAGAGTAAAAGAGTAAAAACTAAACTACAGCATACCAGTCAGTTATTTAAGCATGGACAGAtagatttgtaaataaaaacaggtgtgcatgataatttttctcaaaatcaccTTTACCAGTTTCAATAAAGATGTCCCGGGAAATTCACATTTCAAACatgttattattacatgtatacaatcaATGCTCATCTTTTAACAACTAATTAGGAATCTTTCTAAATTTAGCAgctactttatacatgtagtcataggtttttgaaatgtacacaGTGCAGCCTCACTTTTTAAATACCACAATTGGTACAtcattgaatgaatgaattattgCGCCTTGTCTATTTTTCTCCACCAATGGGAAAAAAAGATTCATCCGCACACATGTTCACATCATTTATAAGGCACATAGagcacccaaaatagatgcattttaagcacaaaataaaggtattcAAGAAAAACTTCTTTCTGTAACACACAATTGATGGAGACAAAGTTTTCAATGAGAATTTAAGGTGGACTACTTGGACCCGTAccgaaaatatatttcagaaatataaaataattgattctTCTCATGTTGTCACAGTAGAATACACAATATGagtaaaaaatacataaaaaaagcaTCTAAAAAATAAGTGAGAAAATAAGACCGAGAAAAATgcaatttagagaaaaatataaccacagaaattagaaagaaatacattttaataattctgTAATTAGAAGATGGATTGTATTGTTCTTGGAGTATGTTTTTtcttaccttttttttatttaaatgtatacatgtatgttaattttttcaggAGGGTATACcagaaaatgtataacattcttgttttttccgAAGGATTTGGAagaattagataaataaaaaatatgtatgtctcTCTATCTCTATTTATCCTTTTATTTCTCTTCTTTGCATGTTATGAAATaagtttctctatatttttcttctatCAATACAGTAACCCGACTTGTCTAATCTTAagtgagtgcaaaaaaaaaagataataagaaAGAAGAATAAAGAGAGATGTGGAGAGAAAGAAGAATAAAGAAAGATGTGGAGAGGGGGTTTCagctatatttgattttgatgtacAACATATTCAGActctttttggaaaatattggtggcccttAAAAGGGCCGTTATTGTATAGAGTAAAGGTCAGTTTAAGCACGTTCTCCACGGATTCTGCGAGCCAACTGGATGTCTTTGGGCATGATGGTGACTCTCTTGGCGTGGATTGCACACAAGTTGGTGTCCTCGAAAAGACCAACGAGGTAAGCTTCACTGGCTTCCTGGAGGGCCATAACGGCAGAGCTCTGGAAACGTAGATCAGTCTTGAAGTCTTGAGCAATTTCACGAACTAATCTCTGGAAGGGGAGTTTCCTGATgaggagttcagtacttttctGGTATCTTCTGATCTCACGAAGAGCGACTGTTCCTGGCCTGTATCTATGTGGCTTCTTTACTCCACCAGTGGCAGGTGCGCTCTTACGGGCGGCCTTGGTGGCAAGTTGTTTTCTTGGAGCTTTTCCTCCAGTGGATTTACGGGCGGTCTGCTTTGTACGAGCCATTGCGATATGTTCTCTGTGAAAATCTACGATTACACGACAGAATACTTTGAAACTTCAAATGTTAGTGTATTTGTGCTAGCCGCAATGTTTGCAAACACGACACTGATTGGCCTTTCGGGGTAATAAAActcacgttgattggttgaaatcTCTGTGTTATGATTGGACTGATCTGGAAGTTACTTTCACAGCTTTCGATCCCTTTTTGGACTGAAGCTATGATTGTTCACCCCAAGCTAACAATTGGCACAATTTGTTTCTATTCTGATAGTGTCAGCGAAAATTTGacataagaccaaaaaaaataataatcaagagTAATGCAGAacttaataataatctttattcaaataataaataattgtttaatcaaCAGTCTGACacgaaattaataattgacaggaaatgtaaattaaagagcaaaatagaagaagaaaaaagagaaaaaaaacatcatccaTCCATTTTCATCAATAGCCAGTGGTATAGAAATGCAGCCGTTTTCTTAGTTTCTCGTATAGACATGCTTACTATAGTACACAATTGTCACTCGTCTCAGTGTCTTAAAACAAAGAGAACACTTTTTATCCTCTCTATAGTCTTTGTGTTCTCTCTAGCTATACAGTCTCTGTATTCTCTAGTCTCTGTATCATGTAAAGCCATGATATTCTCTATATAGTATACTGCACGCATACTGTGAAacttgcacattgttgaagtattctttattgtttatatacgaattttgcaaatacaaaggatttgagctaaaaaataatctacacaaCTATAAACATACGCATAAGTACTTTGTATAGgaacacaaaatatatattatatatctaagAGAATGTGACAGCAGAAGAGGAAGAAAAGAATTCACATAGATCACAGTTAGACAGACAACGAACGaacgaatatatattatataaaaataaggtcatAGATTGTATTGTGTGTGCTtatatagtataatatataGGACTGCAACTTAATttacaccaaaaaaatatgcaacaTTGACCACTAACAACTATGAGTTTTTCTTCCTCTCGTGCTTGCGCATTTTCATCGAATCTACGTTATATAGTTCGTTTATTTTCTTGGACTTTTATAGGGGAAAAAAAGAAACTCGTactgttcttcattttttttccacatcaaatattgttatatatataattagaaaGTAGACATCTGTATgctgtttataaagaaaaggaaaaataaagagataaagACAAGAGAAATGGAGGGAGTGAGCTATGTTTGAGATTGCTTTCTGCATTCAACTAAATTGT
It contains:
- the LOC134685454 gene encoding histone H4 → MSGRGKGGKGLGKGGAKRHRKVLRDNIQGITKPAIRRLARRGGVKRISGLIYEETRGVLKVFLENVIRDAVTYTEHAKRKTVTAMDVVYALKRQGRTLYGFGG
- the LOC134685443 gene encoding histone H3, with translation MARTKQTARKSTGGKAPRKQLATKAARKSAPATGGVKKPHRYRPGTVALREIRRYQKSTELLIRKLPFQRLVREIAQDFKTDLRFQSSAVMALQEASEAYLVGLFEDTNLCAIHAKRVTIMPKDIQLARRIRGERA
- the LOC134685451 gene encoding histone H2B-like, with the translated sequence MPPKVGTKGAKKAVTKAKTARPGGDKKRRRKRRESYAIYIYKVLRQVHPDTGVSSKAMSIMNSFVNDIFERIAAEASRLAHYNKRSTITSREIQTAVRLLLPGELAKHAVSEGTKAVTKYTSSK
- the LOC134685447 gene encoding histone H2A, giving the protein MSGRGKGGKAKAKAKSRSSRAGLQFPVGRIHRLLRKGNYAERVGAGAPVYLAAVLEYLAAEVLELAGNAARDNKKSRIIPRHLQLAIRNDEELNKLLSGVTIAQGGVLPNIQAVLLPKKTQKAAK